In a genomic window of Methylobacter sp. YRD-M1:
- a CDS encoding glycosyltransferase, whose translation MRIAIDMQGAQGNNQRRGIGRYTLSLVQAIVRNRGSHEIFLALNGLFPESIEQIRAAFDGLLPQKNIRVWQVPGPVRSLGSGNDWRRRTGELVREAFLTSLKPDLVLISSLFEGPADDTVTSIGTLSSSIPTAVILYDLIPLIQRQPYLENPIVEAWYENKLGHLRRANLLLAISESSRKESLHYLGFPAEACINISAAADSQFQSQQVDYKREQEVRQRYGLHRSFVMYTGGIDHRKNVKELIRAYAKLSKPLRASHQLAIVCANLMPNSRAELEKIAKEQGLKNDELVLTGFVSEEDLLTLYNLCRAFVFPSWHEGFGLPALEAMSCGRAVIGANTSSLPEVIGRDDALFDPMSDTAIADKLTKVLTDDDFRAELEQHGLEQAKRFSWDISAQRAIAAFEALHARKISQALTDVTFARRPKLAYVSPLPPVRSGISDYSAELLPELSRHYDIDVIVAQDLVSDPWIKANCTLRSVEWFKDHADLYDRTLYHFGNNYFHLHMFNLLDKVPGVVVLHDFFLSGVVGHMHFSGRESGSWIKALYQNHGYPALQQHFDSSNTAEVPWRYPCNLDVIQKALGMMVHSENSLLLAKKWYGEEAADDWAVVPLLRVPAFDIDRAEARRLLNLGKDDFVICSFGLLGPTKLNHRLLNAWLASTLAKKPNCVLVFVGENHGGEYGMELVVTISQSGLDNRIRITGWTDTATFRHYLEAADVGVQLRTLSRGETSATVLDCMNYGLPTIVNANGSMADLPDDVVFKLSDEFEDAELVHALESLWKNTVDRNSLGARAQEHIRTQHDPRTCAAKYARAIESFYYQSATDKHALVQAITVSDEKPKSDVELIKLAGCIAKNLPPMPSQKQLFVDVSELIQRDAKSGIQRVVRSILGELLQNPPAGYRVEPVYASLEHGYRYARQFTLRFLNCPDSVLSDGLVEYQNGDVFLGLDLQPQVIPAQRAYFQQLRQYGVRVQFVVYDLLCILSPQFFGKGALEGHHRWLEVVTESDGAICISKSVANELSDWFEAHGPKRYRSFNISWFHLGADVKNSAPSRGLPNNADAVLNSLCNKPNFLMVSTIEPRKGHAQAISAFEKLWVEGVDVNLVIVGKQGWMVDDLVDKLRHHAELGKRLFWLEGISDEYLEKIYAASTCLIVASEGEGFGLPLIEAAQHKLPIIARDIPVFREVAGEHAYYFNGLEPQTLADAVKLWLKLNSENKAPLSDGMPWLTWRQSTQQLLAAILPNKDILKN comes from the coding sequence ATGCGCATCGCAATTGATATGCAAGGTGCTCAAGGGAACAATCAACGACGTGGTATTGGACGTTATACTCTCTCTCTGGTTCAGGCTATAGTCCGCAATCGTGGTAGTCATGAAATATTTCTTGCACTTAATGGATTGTTTCCTGAAAGTATTGAACAGATACGGGCCGCATTTGATGGATTACTGCCTCAAAAGAATATTCGCGTCTGGCAAGTGCCAGGCCCAGTGCGCAGCTTGGGTAGCGGAAATGATTGGCGCCGTCGCACTGGCGAACTGGTACGTGAGGCTTTTTTAACCAGCCTCAAACCGGATCTTGTCCTAATCAGCAGTCTGTTCGAAGGTCCGGCCGATGATACAGTGACCAGCATCGGTACGTTGAGCAGTTCGATACCAACGGCAGTTATCCTGTATGACTTGATTCCACTGATTCAGCGCCAGCCTTATCTGGAAAATCCGATAGTTGAGGCTTGGTACGAGAATAAACTTGGCCATCTGCGTCGCGCCAACTTACTGCTTGCCATTTCAGAATCATCTCGGAAAGAGAGCCTCCATTACCTTGGCTTTCCGGCTGAAGCATGCATCAATATTTCAGCGGCTGCCGACTCGCAATTTCAATCGCAACAAGTCGACTATAAGCGAGAGCAGGAAGTTCGCCAGCGTTACGGATTACATCGATCGTTTGTTATGTATACCGGCGGTATTGATCATCGCAAGAATGTTAAGGAGTTGATTCGAGCTTACGCTAAATTATCTAAGCCATTGCGTGCTAGCCACCAACTAGCGATTGTTTGCGCCAATCTGATGCCCAACAGTCGAGCTGAACTGGAAAAGATAGCTAAAGAGCAGGGACTGAAGAATGATGAGCTGGTGCTGACTGGATTTGTATCCGAAGAAGATTTGCTGACACTCTATAACCTCTGCAGAGCCTTCGTATTTCCTTCATGGCATGAAGGATTTGGCTTGCCTGCGTTGGAAGCTATGTCCTGTGGACGAGCAGTAATTGGTGCCAATACTTCCAGCCTTCCGGAAGTGATTGGCCGGGATGATGCGCTGTTTGACCCAATGAGCGATACGGCGATTGCTGACAAACTCACGAAAGTATTGACTGATGACGATTTCCGGGCAGAGCTGGAGCAGCACGGTCTGGAGCAGGCCAAGCGATTTTCCTGGGATATCAGCGCCCAGCGGGCAATTGCTGCATTTGAGGCACTACATGCTAGAAAAATCAGTCAAGCATTGACTGATGTTACATTCGCTCGACGACCCAAGTTGGCATATGTCTCGCCATTGCCGCCAGTGCGCAGCGGGATTAGTGACTACAGTGCCGAGCTTTTACCCGAGTTATCACGTCACTATGATATCGACGTGATCGTGGCACAGGATCTCGTATCTGATCCATGGATAAAAGCCAACTGTACATTGCGCAGTGTGGAATGGTTCAAGGATCATGCAGACCTTTACGATCGGACACTCTATCATTTTGGCAACAACTATTTCCACCTGCACATGTTTAACTTGCTGGATAAGGTACCAGGTGTCGTTGTTCTGCATGATTTTTTCCTATCTGGTGTAGTAGGTCACATGCATTTCAGTGGTCGTGAGTCTGGCTCTTGGATTAAGGCTCTTTATCAAAACCATGGTTATCCGGCTTTGCAACAGCATTTTGATTCCTCAAATACTGCAGAAGTACCTTGGCGCTATCCGTGCAACCTGGATGTGATTCAGAAAGCACTGGGTATGATGGTACATTCTGAAAATTCTCTGCTACTTGCAAAGAAGTGGTATGGTGAGGAAGCGGCTGACGATTGGGCCGTTGTTCCGCTGCTGCGCGTTCCCGCTTTCGATATTGATAGAGCCGAAGCTCGACGCTTGCTGAATTTGGGCAAGGATGACTTTGTGATCTGTAGTTTTGGCTTGCTCGGGCCTACTAAGCTAAACCATCGCTTGCTCAATGCATGGTTGGCATCGACTTTGGCGAAAAAACCCAATTGCGTGCTGGTGTTTGTGGGTGAAAATCATGGTGGCGAATATGGTATGGAACTTGTTGTCACAATTAGCCAAAGTGGTCTAGATAACCGTATTCGCATCACCGGCTGGACAGATACCGCTACTTTCCGTCATTACCTCGAGGCGGCCGATGTGGGAGTGCAATTGCGCACCCTCTCTCGTGGCGAAACCTCAGCCACGGTACTGGACTGCATGAATTACGGCCTGCCGACCATCGTTAATGCTAATGGTTCTATGGCCGATCTTCCCGATGATGTTGTGTTCAAGCTGTCAGACGAATTTGAAGATGCAGAGCTTGTTCACGCGTTGGAAAGTTTGTGGAAAAATACAGTTGATCGTAATAGCTTAGGCGCAAGAGCACAAGAGCATATCCGCACTCAGCACGACCCGCGTACCTGTGCAGCCAAGTATGCTAGAGCCATTGAATCCTTTTATTATCAGTCTGCTACTGATAAACATGCTCTAGTTCAGGCTATCACTGTTTCAGATGAAAAACCAAAGAGTGATGTAGAGCTTATAAAGTTGGCTGGTTGCATAGCAAAAAATTTACCACCTATGCCATCACAAAAACAACTTTTTGTAGATGTGTCCGAATTAATTCAGCGTGATGCCAAAAGCGGCATTCAGCGTGTGGTGCGTAGTATTTTAGGTGAGCTGTTACAGAATCCGCCTGCAGGCTATCGTGTGGAGCCAGTCTATGCCAGTTTAGAGCATGGTTATCGTTACGCGCGTCAATTCACACTACGATTTTTGAATTGTCCTGATAGCGTTTTATCAGATGGCTTGGTCGAATATCAGAATGGGGACGTTTTTTTAGGGCTCGATCTTCAGCCACAAGTCATTCCAGCACAAAGGGCATATTTTCAGCAGTTGCGTCAATACGGAGTGCGAGTGCAGTTTGTGGTATATGATCTTTTATGTATTTTATCTCCGCAGTTTTTTGGCAAAGGTGCTCTAGAAGGGCATCATCGTTGGTTGGAAGTGGTGACTGAAAGTGATGGCGCAATTTGTATTTCAAAATCGGTAGCGAATGAATTATCTGACTGGTTTGAAGCGCATGGACCGAAAAGATACCGTTCATTTAATATTTCTTGGTTTCACCTAGGCGCTGATGTAAAAAATTCAGCTCCTTCACGCGGGTTGCCTAATAATGCTGATGCAGTGTTGAACTCACTATGCAACAAGCCTAATTTTCTAATGGTAAGTACCATTGAACCACGAAAAGGCCACGCTCAAGCTATCAGCGCTTTTGAAAAGCTGTGGGTTGAGGGTGTTGATGTAAACTTGGTTATTGTTGGCAAACAAGGCTGGATGGTGGACGACTTAGTGGATAAACTGCGTCATCATGCTGAGTTAGGTAAACGTCTATTCTGGCTGGAAGGTATTAGCGACGAATATCTGGAAAAAATCTATGCAGCCTCGACTTGCCTGATTGTCGCTAGTGAAGGGGAAGGTTTTGGCCTACCCTTGATTGAAGCTGCACAGCACAAATTGCCTATTATTGCACGGGACATACCTGTATTTCGTGAGGTGGCGGGTGAACATGCCTATTACTTCAATGGGTTGGAGCCACAAACCTTGGCAGATGCCGTCAAGCTATGGCTTAAATTGAATTCTGAGAATAAAGCCCCTCTGTCAGATGGTATGCCATGGCTGACTTGGCGGCAAAGTACGCAGCAATTGCTGGCAGCCATCCTGCCAAACAAAGATATTTTAAAAAATTAA
- a CDS encoding FkbM family methyltransferase: MSFVSYAQNFEDVMLWRALKHVQNGVYIDVGAQHPVIDSVSKAFYEHGWRGIHIEPVPAYAELLRKDRPDETVLQVALADAEGVLELNVIPDTGLSTAVDVYAQRHQVERGYELQQIQVPVMTLKVATKSVVGKDVHWLKIDVEGLEEKVLKGWDSKTLRPWIMVIEATIPNSPETDYASWDPILTAADYQFVYFDGLNRFYVAREHAELVEAFSSPPNVFDGIELSGLASSPLCQRLIASHQASEQASAAQLNAVNEYNIQLQAQAQWLQSGWDVARQRIEELCKSAGQLETELSSTRERNEQLHAHAEWLQQTEQAKATNLAAELNAANEHNTQLQARAQWLQNELDAANSKISELNQLSHHWWVIADRLSQEQKSIYASKFWRITWPLRKIMQIAKWSLTLPVRMMKWFTRFPKRLGKPLMVWVMRKILNNSDMKNHALDTLAKYPLIKQHLRLFAIRAGLINDETASDEQINVETVYSLDMEEELINNLSPSAARIYAELLKRSIDARKN; encoded by the coding sequence ATGAGTTTTGTCTCATATGCCCAAAATTTTGAAGACGTAATGCTTTGGCGTGCGCTCAAACACGTGCAAAATGGTGTTTATATTGATGTGGGAGCACAGCATCCCGTGATTGATTCTGTCAGCAAAGCCTTTTATGAGCATGGTTGGCGCGGTATTCACATTGAACCTGTTCCCGCCTATGCCGAGCTTTTGCGAAAAGACAGGCCTGACGAAACGGTGTTGCAAGTGGCACTGGCAGATGCCGAAGGTGTGCTTGAGCTTAATGTCATACCCGATACGGGCCTAAGCACCGCCGTGGATGTATATGCACAACGCCATCAGGTTGAGCGGGGGTACGAGTTACAACAGATCCAAGTGCCGGTAATGACGTTGAAAGTAGCAACGAAGTCGGTGGTAGGTAAGGATGTTCATTGGTTGAAAATCGATGTTGAAGGGCTTGAAGAAAAAGTACTCAAAGGCTGGGACAGTAAGACTTTACGCCCTTGGATTATGGTTATTGAAGCAACCATTCCCAATTCACCAGAAACTGACTATGCAAGCTGGGACCCTATCCTGACAGCAGCTGATTATCAATTTGTCTATTTTGACGGCCTCAATCGTTTCTATGTAGCCAGAGAACATGCCGAACTTGTTGAAGCGTTTTCTTCTCCACCCAATGTATTCGATGGTATAGAGCTAAGTGGCCTGGCAAGCTCACCGTTGTGTCAAAGGCTGATAGCGTCACATCAGGCAAGTGAGCAAGCATCAGCGGCTCAACTTAATGCTGTCAATGAATACAATATCCAATTGCAAGCGCAGGCCCAATGGCTACAAAGCGGATGGGATGTAGCCAGGCAACGAATCGAAGAGCTCTGCAAGAGCGCTGGGCAATTAGAAACAGAGCTTAGTTCAACCAGAGAGCGCAATGAGCAACTTCACGCCCATGCTGAATGGCTACAACAAACTGAGCAGGCAAAAGCTACAAATCTTGCTGCTGAACTTAATGCCGCCAATGAACACAATACTCAACTACAAGCTCGTGCCCAATGGTTACAAAATGAATTAGATGCGGCTAATTCCAAAATCAGTGAGCTTAACCAATTATCCCATCACTGGTGGGTTATAGCTGACCGGCTTAGCCAGGAACAGAAAAGCATTTATGCCAGCAAATTCTGGCGTATCACTTGGCCATTGCGCAAAATAATGCAAATCGCCAAGTGGTCACTGACTTTGCCTGTACGCATGATGAAATGGTTCACTCGTTTTCCCAAGCGTTTGGGTAAGCCGCTGATGGTATGGGTCATGCGCAAGATCCTCAATAATTCTGATATGAAAAACCATGCGCTAGATACACTTGCCAAATATCCCTTGATCAAACAACATCTGCGATTATTCGCCATAAGAGCAGGTTTGATAAATGATGAGACTGCTTCTGACGAACAAATTAATGTTGAGACTGTATATTCACTAGACATGGAAGAAGAATTAATAAATAACCTCTCGCCTAGCGCGGCTCGCATTTATGCTGAACTCCTCAAAAGATCTATTGACGCGAGGAAAAACTGA